TCTGGTTTTTAGATGGCACAGATTACATTGGTTATGAGAATTTACCCAGTTCACCGGGTTGGCAATCTTTAGGAACCGGAGACTTTAATAGCGATGGTAAGCCTGACATTATTATGAATAATCCCACTCAAGGATGGAATTCCATTTGGTTAATGGATGGGACTAATTATACAGGTTTTGCTAGCTTACCCACTACCCCTGATGGTTGGGAAATTGCTGGTATGGCTTAAGTTTCTAGCTGAGATTTTAATTTCTCTAACTCTAGATGCATTTGCCATTTGACGGCGGCGATCGCACTCAGATAAATTTTAGGATGAACCATCCCTAAATTATGCTCACCTTGATGAAATTCCTTTTCTAATAAGGGATATTCACCAAGGCAAGTTTCCTTAACAAAAATTAAGAGATTCTGAGCATACCAAGCTTCTACTTTTTCATTATTCCATATTTTCCGGCGTAAGCAATCAATCGCCACATAGCCATACTTGGCGAAAATTTCTGCCCAATATTCCAGCCACTGTTCATTCAGATGATTAAGACCACCTTGAAACGGAATCGCTGCGGAAAACAGCACGATATTTCCTAAGTTAGTTAATGAATGAATAAAGATTTCCGCCGACTCCCTAGGAAGATGTTCCGCAACTTCCAAAGACACAACCAAATCAAACTTTCTCTCAACTTCTAGAGGTTGCTTTAAATCAAAGCAGAGAAATTTGCTCGGTTCAATTTCCAGCATCTTCACATCTACGTATTCTCCATCTATTCCTAGATAGTCATCTATACCAAATCTCTGAAATACTGAGAGCCAAGTTCCCAAACCACAACCAACATCTACTAGGCTGTTTGCTTGAGTGAGTTCCATGACTAAGGGGACAACTTCTTGAGCAGAAAGTCGTGAACCTTCTCGAATAGATTGATAAAAATTTTGTGTGTATGGTTGATTATTCACCGGACTTTATTGTATCCTTTATTTCATTGCAATTACGGCAAAGTCAAAATAAACTTTTTCAAACAGAAGAGCTTTACTAATGAAAATAGCTTATGTTTCCCGTGAGTTTGGTCCCATTACAGGAGGAGGAATTGGTACTTATATTGCTAATATTAGCAAATATATGGCAAAAAGAGGCCATGATGTCTATCTGATTACTGACTGCTTTTCTGAGTCTAATCTACATTATTTACCCCCAAATGTCACACTGATTCGTACAGAGCCTGCAATAAGCGATCGCCATTTTTTTACATATAACCAAAATTATTCAGATCGGGTTTATCAAACCCTCAAATTGCTGAGTCCTTTTGATGTCATTGAGTTTGCTGAATATAACGCCGAAGGATTCACCACCATTAGAGCCAAAAAACTTTTAAATGAATTTACTAACACTCAAATAGTCGTCAAATTACATACACCACGCTCTCTTTTAGTAGAAATAGATGAAGAAAAACATACGAATACTCAAACAGCAATAGATATCTATTTAGAAGATTATTGTGTAAAAAATGCTGATTTAGTCACATCTCCTTCCGCATCTCTTGCTCAATACTTTACCGAAAGATTGAATTTAAACTCTATTCGTAGAAGTCCCTATCCATTATTATTATCTACCATTAATAATCCCCGTCAATTTCTGACATCACAAATTCAAAAAATTACATTTCTTGGTAGCATCCAAGTCAGAAAAGGTGTAGATATTTTTATAGAAGCAGCTAAAATAATTCTCGCTAAAGAACCTAACTTTGTCTTTGAAATATATGGTAGAGATACATACTCTGCTCCTTTTCAAGCTTCTTATACAGAATATCTCAAAAAACGTATTCCCTATGATTTAAAAGACAAAATTGTTTTTAAAGGAGCCGCACCCTACGAACAAATTCCAGAAATTTTGTTAAACACTTGTTTTTGCGTATTTCCTTCCCGGTGGGAGAACTGGGCTAATGTTTGTCTAGAAGCAATGTCTTTGGGTTGTGTGGTTATTGGTAGCGAACAAGGTGGGATGTCAGAAATGATTGAACACAGAGAGTCAGGCTTTTTAATTAATCCATCCCATGCTGAAGAAATTGCCCATACCATCTTAGATAATTACAGGAATATTGCTTATTTACACCAAATTTCTGAAAATGCTCAATCAAGTATTAAGCAATGGTGTGATCCGGAATTAGCCTCAGTGAAAGTGGAAGAATCTTATCAAATTGATAGTTCTCCCAAAAAATGGCTAGTTAATCAAGAAGCTAAAGTTTCCGTAATTATTCCTCTTTACAACCAAGGAAAGTATATTGAAGAAACGATTCAATCTATTAAAGAATCAACTTATAAAAATGTAGAAATTATCGTAGTAAATGATGGCTCTAACGAATCTGAAACCAACGAAGTCTTTCAAAATTTGTCAGGTGTAATTAAAATATTTAAACCCAATGGCGGCTTAAGTTCTGCTCGTAATGCAGGGCTAAAAGTCAGTTCAGGTGAATTTATTATGCTTCTAGACTCAGATGATAAAATTCATCCTGAATATCTGGAAAAAGCCATCATAGCCCTGATAAATAATCAGGAACTCAGCTATATAGGTTGCTATACGCGCAATTTTGAAGCTTATGAATATACTCAAGCGCCTGTGGGCTTTATTCCTGAGCTAATGCTTTTCATGAATACCAATGTGGTAAACAGTACAAATGTATATCGCAGAGAAGCCATGCAAAAAACCGGAAACTTCGATGAAGAATTAATTTCTTACGAAGATTGGGATTATTTTATCAGCTTATATGAAAATGGCTGCGCCGGGGATATCTTACCAATAGAATTATTTCTTTATCGTCGCCACTATGATTCAATGGTATGGACAGTAGCACAGCCTCGCCGGACGCAATTAATTCAGTATATGTTGGGTAAACACCAAAAAACCGTCGCTTTATTTTCTCATGTGATGGTGCAATATCTTACCCAATTATGGAAAGATAAAGAAATAGAATGCGAGGCGGCTATATCAGGAAGTCATAGTAGAGAAGATAATACTGCTATATCAGGAAGTCATAGTAAAGAAATCTATGAATTAAAAAAGAGAATTGTAGCAATGGAATCATCTAAATTTTGGCAGTTACGCAAGCTGTGGTTTAAACTTAAATACAAATTGGGGTTATCAAAAGAACTGGATTAGTAATTTACTGAGTCCACAACTGCTATTATAGGCTGCTTTAATTTACCAAAAATACCCACCAACTGCGAACAGAACAGGAATGTTTTCAAAAGTATGGAAGTAATTCGCCTCAATCAAGTTTCCCTATGGCGACGAACACAAGAAGAATTTTCTTATGATATGAAGAAAACCATCTTTTCTTTATTAGAAGGTAAATATCGTCAACCCGCAAAAAGGCTGGTACTTGATCAGATTGAATTCGGGATTGAACAAGGTGAAAAAATTGGCATTATTGGCGCAAATGGTTCTGGTAAATCAACTATTTTGAAGATAATTTCTGGGATTTTGCAACCTACCACGGGTACAGTCAGAGTCAGGGGTAAAATTGCTCCTTTGATTG
The window above is part of the Nodularia spumigena CCY9414 genome. Proteins encoded here:
- a CDS encoding methyltransferase domain-containing protein, whose protein sequence is MNNQPYTQNFYQSIREGSRLSAQEVVPLVMELTQANSLVDVGCGLGTWLSVFQRFGIDDYLGIDGEYVDVKMLEIEPSKFLCFDLKQPLEVERKFDLVVSLEVAEHLPRESAEIFIHSLTNLGNIVLFSAAIPFQGGLNHLNEQWLEYWAEIFAKYGYVAIDCLRRKIWNNEKVEAWYAQNLLIFVKETCLGEYPLLEKEFHQGEHNLGMVHPKIYLSAIAAVKWQMHLELEKLKSQLET
- a CDS encoding glycosyltransferase, whose amino-acid sequence is MKIAYVSREFGPITGGGIGTYIANISKYMAKRGHDVYLITDCFSESNLHYLPPNVTLIRTEPAISDRHFFTYNQNYSDRVYQTLKLLSPFDVIEFAEYNAEGFTTIRAKKLLNEFTNTQIVVKLHTPRSLLVEIDEEKHTNTQTAIDIYLEDYCVKNADLVTSPSASLAQYFTERLNLNSIRRSPYPLLLSTINNPRQFLTSQIQKITFLGSIQVRKGVDIFIEAAKIILAKEPNFVFEIYGRDTYSAPFQASYTEYLKKRIPYDLKDKIVFKGAAPYEQIPEILLNTCFCVFPSRWENWANVCLEAMSLGCVVIGSEQGGMSEMIEHRESGFLINPSHAEEIAHTILDNYRNIAYLHQISENAQSSIKQWCDPELASVKVEESYQIDSSPKKWLVNQEAKVSVIIPLYNQGKYIEETIQSIKESTYKNVEIIVVNDGSNESETNEVFQNLSGVIKIFKPNGGLSSARNAGLKVSSGEFIMLLDSDDKIHPEYLEKAIIALINNQELSYIGCYTRNFEAYEYTQAPVGFIPELMLFMNTNVVNSTNVYRREAMQKTGNFDEELISYEDWDYFISLYENGCAGDILPIELFLYRRHYDSMVWTVAQPRRTQLIQYMLGKHQKTVALFSHVMVQYLTQLWKDKEIECEAAISGSHSREDNTAISGSHSKEIYELKKRIVAMESSKFWQLRKLWFKLKYKLGLSKELD